CCACCCGCCCGAAAAGACTGGCGACGGCGGAAAAACACAACAAAGGAGTCAATATATACATCGTGAAAGGAAAAATTGCCGCAATTCTCAAGACCTTACCAGAACGCCCTGGAGTTTACTTGATGAGGGACTCGGAGGGCAAAATTATTTATGTCGGTAAAGCAAAAAAACTCAAGCGCAGAGTCTCGTCTTACTTCAGGCACTCCCACGCTATTGCAAGATTAAATAAATTAGTCTCGTTAATTGATGATATTTCTATAATCCGCACTGAGACTGAAGCAGAAGCCCTAATTGTTGAAGCTAAATTAATACGCAAATATCAGCCATTTTTTAATATTGACTTAAAGATGAGTGATAGATACCCCTATGTGAAAATCACTGATGAAGACTTCCCGCGGCTCGAAATCACTAGACACAAAAGCAATGACGGAGCTTTATATATCGGCCCGTTTGTTGACGCAGGCAGCATAAGAAATCTAATGCGCTTGACTGAAAGATACTTCCCGCTTAGAGTCTGCAAATCACGAATTAACCAAGACTCAAATAAACGTCCCTGCGTTGAATATAGCCTCGGCCGTTCAATGGGTGCATGTGCCGGGCTGTGTTCACGTTCGGAATATCGCGAAAGAGTCAGCGACATAATTTTATTATTCGAGGGTAAACAGGCCGAACTCGTCGAGAGATTACACTCAAGAATGAACGAGTCCGCGAAAAATTTAGAGTTCGAGAAGGCCGCGCGCTACCGTGATACAATTCGGGCAATATGGAAATTATCACGTCAAAAAATTTCGTCAGCTCTTCAGGAAGATTTAGACAATGAAACATGGCAGGTATTAAATCGAATTCAGGAATTATTGAATCTTAAAATTTTGCCGTGGAGGATTGACGCTTTTGACATTTCTCACACTTCAGGACATGACACTTACGGCTGCTGTATAGTTTTCGAACAGGGAAGGCCAAGCCCGAATTTATACAGACGATTCAAGATAAAATC
This genomic window from Synergistaceae bacterium contains:
- a CDS encoding excinuclease ABC subunit UvrC, with amino-acid sequence MRDSEGKIIYVGKAKKLKRRVSSYFRHSHAIARLNKLVSLIDDISIIRTETEAEALIVEAKLIRKYQPFFNIDLKMSDRYPYVKITDEDFPRLEITRHKSNDGALYIGPFVDAGSIRNLMRLTERYFPLRVCKSRINQDSNKRPCVEYSLGRSMGACAGLCSRSEYRERVSDIILLFEGKQAELVERLHSRMNESAKNLEFEKAARYRDTIRAIWKLSRQKISSALQEDLDNETWQVLNRIQELLNLKILPWRIDAFDISHTSGHDTYGCCIVFEQGRPSPNLYRRFKIKSLQDGEINDFASIYETVKRRYKHVIENSEPAPQLALIDGGPEQLKFAMNAINELGLNLPLIALAKREELIFLPGNPEPLRLSRDDPALQLFQRLRDEVHRFVITTHKNKRDKRFRHSRLDNIPGIGRKKASELLVKFGSAEKISQLQPGELEKVPGIGPILARKIIDSLKE